DNA sequence from the Leuconostoc lactis genome:
TTTAGGTCGTAAATGGAATGGCCTAATTATTGAGACGTTGCTTATTAGTGGACCAAAACGTTTCTTGGAATTGTCACGGGCGATTTCTGGCTGTTCTGACCGTGTGTTGGTTGAACGTCTGAAAGAACTTGAAGCGGTACAATTGGTTAACCGTGTGACTTATGAAAATTCTAGTCTCATTGAATATAAGCTTACCGAGTCTGGTGAAGCAATGCGTCCACTGATGGCAGCAATTCATGAGTGGTCTGATCAATATAATAACGTGGCCAAGACAAAACATGACGACACAGACGCTTTAGCATGATATACTAGAGTTGTAATCTAGCGCGTTTTAGTGCTGTGCCGCTATGGCAAATAGTCACTAAAATAGATGCTAAAACAGTAAAATATGTTTTAAACACGATGAATGACCTAGTAATGATAGAACAAATTTAGCGAGCAATACAGATTGGTGAAAGTATTGTATTTGCGTCTATGATGAATTTCAGTCAGGAGTGATTGGTTTAATCACCAACGTTTTGACAGCGTTATTGTCATTTAGAGCTGACGTTAGTCAGAAAATTGGGTGGTACCACGATCAGACGTCCCATGTTATCTCATGATAACATGGGACGTTTTTTATTCACGTGATTAAAACATCAGGCGTCGTATTGAAAGGAAATGATGATGAGTTTAACTGAAGAACTAACAGCATTAAAGGCTTCAGCCGTAGAACGAATTAACGCCGCAGATGCAGATATTGAAGCGTTGCGCGTCAGTTTGCTGGGTAAAAAAGGCGAATTAACTGCTTTACTGAAGGGGATGAAGGACGTTGCGCCAGAAGACCGGAAAGCAGTCGGCGAAATTGGAAACGATGTACGCCAAACTATTACAGCTTTGTTGGCGGAAAAAAAGGCGGCCGCTGAAGCAGCAAAGCTTGAAGCGCAATTGGCAGCTGAAACGATTGATGTGACGTTGCCAGGTAGTGCACATGTTGTCGGACAACCCCATGTTTTGCAACAAATTATTGATGAAATTGAACAACATTTCTTAGGTTTAGGCTTTGAAGTGATTGATGATACCGTTGATTCACCGGAAGTTGAAACTGATGAATATAACTTTGAACGGGAAAACTTGCCAAAGGACCATCCGGCCAGAGATATGCAAGATACGTTCTATATTACGCCTGAAATCCTATTACGGACGCAAACGTCACCTGTACAATCCCGTTCATTAGAAAAGCACGACTTTTCAAAGGGACCACTTAAGATGATTGCGCCTGGAAAGGT
Encoded proteins:
- the pheS gene encoding phenylalanine--tRNA ligase subunit alpha — protein: MSLTEELTALKASAVERINAADADIEALRVSLLGKKGELTALLKGMKDVAPEDRKAVGEIGNDVRQTITALLAEKKAAAEAAKLEAQLAAETIDVTLPGSAHVVGQPHVLQQIIDEIEQHFLGLGFEVIDDTVDSPEVETDEYNFERENLPKDHPARDMQDTFYITPEILLRTQTSPVQSRSLEKHDFSKGPLKMIAPGKVYRRDTDDATHSHQFHQVEGMVVGENITMADLKGTLLSIMQALFGEKHQIRMRPSYFPFTEPSVEVDVSWNEVTPDTKPEDIEWIEVLGAGMTHPNVLRMDGIDPEKYSAFAFGLGPDRFAMLKYGVDDIRQFYLNDVRFLSQFNRKGN
- a CDS encoding winged helix-turn-helix transcriptional regulator, whose translation is MAKLAEHTEDLLCENFTNTFQILGRKWNGLIIETLLISGPKRFLELSRAISGCSDRVLVERLKELEAVQLVNRVTYENSSLIEYKLTESGEAMRPLMAAIHEWSDQYNNVAKTKHDDTDALA